TGGTTAACGTTCATGCTAGTCTGCTCCCATGAAAACGTGACGTGTGCTTTTATAATGGTACCGGCGTCGATCGTGCCGAGATACGATCGAACACAGAAAGGATGcataaatattcaattattaaaaCATGTTTCAAATTTATTCCTCGTAGTAATTCTAATTTATGCGGAATTTGTTTTCATAGATTTGTTCGTTGTATGTTAGTTAGTTGCATTGCACTGCACATTGCACAGTAGCGCCGACGCTACATTGTCGGAAGAATCCGCTACTACATATAGGGACAAAGCGACGTTACATAGAACTCTACGTTCCTATGTACAGTATCATTGTACCTATGTATATTTTGGTGGATACAGCGTCACGGACACGATGTCATTTCATATAGATGCCCACTGATCATCGTGCTGCTGATCCATAATATTGTAGGTTATTGTGTTACGTCACCAAATCCCAATGCGGACCCATGCGAAGCTGGCTCTCCATATTAACCAATATGTATTACCGAAACATAGCACAAAATATTGCTCTTTAATTGCCCATAATTGCTAGCCAATTAGTTTTAATTGCTCCCTTATCCTCCTCGAGAAATACATCCAAAAAATGGATGAGAAACTGGGGACttttaaaaatacgaaaatTCTGAAACAATGCACACAACGTACTCTGTATTACACCTACTAAAGAACTGCTTTTTTCGACTAACCAATTGTTTAAACTTCCACGGCCATCGATTTCATCGATAAACGATGAGTTTTCAATAAACAAATATACAAGGAACTAAGAGCACGTGACGTTCACGGTTGCCAAATATCAATTAGCATAAATACTCACAAAATTGCTCTAATTCAATGTACGTTGGCTTAAACAATTGCTCTTTCATTGTCCATTGTTGATCTGCAATTGCTAGGGACTTTCACGAGAGGCTGGAGACTTTTAACAAGACAAAATTTCTGGAATAATACATAAAACGTGCTGCATGATCTAGCAAAGAATTACTCATTTCACCTGACCAATTGCTGAAATTTTCACACGCGACAATTTCGTCGAACACAatgaaatttgaataaaaaaatatatgtataaggaACTAGGAGAACATATCGTTCATGGCTACACAATATCAATTGGCATAAGTACTCATAAAATTGCTCTCACCAAATGTGCGATAGTTTAAAGAAGAAACACAGGAAAGACAATTATATTCCTATAAATTAATAATCAATAAACAATACCATAATAACGTCATTTATGATTAGAAAATATCAATACAGAAAAGAATTCAAAATTTGCAGCTATTAGCTCGGTATCTCATCCTCGACTCAAAACACATTGCAATTCGCAACATTttctgaaccgaggatgataccgattgcccagGTCTCGCCGCGAGGAGATTGCTGCTTTAGAGATCCAAAAACAAGTGGACTTCAAAAATCTTCAAAATTTTCCAACTCAAAACGCAGTCGTATTTATTCGCAACACTATCTTTAAAGCTATCGTGCATGTCAAATAAAATGATATCGCGATCGTTTAATTCGTGACGCTATACTTtaaacaattaatttcaatgCTAATGATAATCGCGATGATTTTGTTCGCTGCGCTAATTTTGATCTCTGTTGAAAATGAAGTGAAACAACGCGAGATTATTTCGCAACGCtattgcaagtcgcggatgtgcccatctgCGCTGATCGTTGGGGCGGCAAAGCCTGCCcaaatactactactattattacaaGAACTACTGTTACTATCGcagcgagtacagtgaccaattaacaatacatatacataataatatacatgataatatacagcataatttttgtcttacatTCGTAGtattaacctgaaaataaagaatatcTAAAAATCCTAGCTAAACAGGaattattagtttcaaatcattcttCGAAATGTATCTATTTCGACGAAGGTGCAGAAATTTAATTACTCGAGGAAGAAATGTAATGGCAATTGAATTCAAACGGAAAACGCGAATTATTGAAAAATACACCCTAACTAATAAATATTCTACTGATAAATttattgtttcgaatgattATGAAAATTTCTTTTCCTAATGGAACTTTCTAATACTCTCTTGTCTGTTTTACTATCTAACGTTTAAACAGAATTAACTAACACAACTCGAGATTAAGAAAAACTTTCGAAGCATAAATATTAGGTAATCCATTTTCACGTGGATATTGGGTCATATACAACCAAGCACGTGTAAATGTCCgcgaaaatcatgtttttctatacttcaataaaattttgacaattaaattaaaaactgTTTTCAAGATATTTATTTTCCATATTTATCGTCGATCCGAAATGATCGTAACGAGTGTCAGGAGCCATCGCGGTGTTAATGTTGCGTGCAGCCGTTTGTATAGAGTTTTTTACGCTCGGACAAGTCACTCTTAAGATTGTTAATGTAATTGTCATTATATGCATTCTACGgaggatttactgtaattgGTGAGCAAATATGGGCAATTAAAGAGCTATTTTTTGAGCTATGTTTCATTAATATTAGTTAATATGGTGAGATAGCTACACGCGAATGCTACGTGACAGTATTTTCACCAGATTTCCCCTACTGACGGTAACTCTGGCGAACTTGGACAAACCTTAGTTCACATTAGATATACTGtcattatataaatattgagAACAACACATATTGTAGTTACACATATTAACATTAAATTGAAAATTACTGTCATTTTTGTAGGAAAAATGTTACGCCCTATTGCAAACATAATTTCGTCACAGGTatgtacaaaaattatttatattgtaacGAACAGATTTTCTGGTTACTTTTTCTCCGTCCTAACCTTTTGTtgttaataaaataacaaagtAACAATTTTAGAAACCAAACTTGTTGTTGCGAACTTTGTCTGCGAAAGCAAAGTCACCGAAACCAAGTAAAAAATCCGCAACAATTGGAAATGTCAAAGGTCTCAGTGACAATTGTGTTAAGGTTCCAAGCCAACGTAAGTTATCAATatgtttacattttttatataatcCTCTTTTATATTTTAACGAAGTCTTAATTTGTTTGAAAGTTAATAAACTTTTAATTTTACAGCGGTAGGTCCTGGTGCTGCCAAAAACAAGGACTACAAAAATCCAGAATATTTTTGTTATCATGTAGATAGCTTTGGAGAAGCAGAAGTTGAAATAGCACCATATAGATTGCCAGCACCTTCTAACAAGATACCTTTTAAGCAATAAATTAAATTAGTAAtgttatttataataacgtAATAAGTAATATAAGATGTATAGAATAAATTGTATTCAAAATAAAGGACATTGAAATTTGTTGCTTCTAGAACtactcaattacattgtatacagggtgtcccaggttttaatgttcaaactttgtcattatattctatggcacaaagtaagaaaaaaatgttatgtaaacataggtcatataaaGCTTTaataagaagttataacaaaaaattctgaatatatatatatatatatatatatatatatagtcatCATTAATTTATCGAATTGCTGCTGCAACAGTATTGCCATCTTGACCGAAAATAAAGAAACTTGCATTTCTGCAGAGAGTGTATTTCTGCTCGTTTTCGGTCTGCCTTTATTATCGCTCTTTTTCTTTCTAAATACATAACtctgaagatcaatcattctcAGTACCACAGGATAGAAAGGTTAAAAAGGTTACATTACTAGAGACAATAAACCGTACTGTTTATTAATGCACGTATGTTTCTCCAGTTTCTGGTAATCCTGCATATTGcgtaagtatatattattacaaattattttcaatacatttattagaatatattttaAACAAATATAAGATTGTTCATGTTATTGTATAGATTTGAAAAAGAATAACCGAATTATTAACCTGTGATAAAATTGATGTTTGTTATGTAATGTCAAACAAGATCAGCTGAGGAAACAGTGGCAATCAAAGTAAAATAGTTTGTTATATGACCTTGAATCATGTCAGAATATAAGGCTAAACACTTCCCGGACAATGCATGGGATGCTATGAAATATCCTACTATTTTTGCTGCCGGATGGTCGTTAGTATATGCATACTACGATGTAACACATTTAACCCAGTGTAAAACAATTCGACATGCAATAGGTCGTACATTATATTATGCGATTCCAGTGCCTGCCCTAGTTGCGATGTACATAGCTATAAAACACACAGCTAAAGATTATAGAGGCAGGGATGATGCATTCAATTTTTATCTAGCAAGTGTGTAAATATTTCTAGCACATTCATTATTACCTACAACACCAGTTATGTTCATATTGTAGAAAATATCCTTATATGTTCTTACAGCGGCTGTTGTTGTGCCTCTCGCACGCAGGTGGGCATCCTTCCCTACAATAGCTATGGGTGGATTGTTCGCTGCTGGACTTGAGAAGAATTTCATAGGCTATATGTTCCGTGAAATGAAATGGGATGATACACCGTATGTGGGAAGTAAAAGGATAGCTACACATTATTACAGACGTAAATAAAAACAGCGTAATACGTAGAATCTACATTGAAGTATAGTAAATGTCATTGTCGCATGTCTCAatgtacatttatttatatatagcccaataaatacaaaaatcttactaaactactattactactactactttaGTAGTAGTtttgttaatatttaatttaagttAGTGTTTCTCCTTTTGTGACCTGTGTGAAAATGGCAATAATGCAGATTATAAGTACGCATAGATTATATTAAGACAAATTAGCAACAACTTACACATGCTTCGAGATATTCTATTCTTCTTTCTAGGGTagtcaatttttcatttaataCAGCTATTCTTGATCTGCAAGACATATCTAAAAACAAGGtttgtattaattatttttaaataattctggaTGTTTAAATTCAAGTATAATACATCTGAATCCAAATTTTGTTGATTTTATTTTTAGCCAAGACTAGAATGTTAAATTGTTCTTTAAGGTATCCTAATAATAAAATCCTCACTGCATTGTTTATTAAATTCAAAAGATTAATCAATCAATTTGAAATAAACTAAAAAAACTTCATATTTTATGGAACAATTTATGTCAAAAATCTATATGTCAATATATATgctgaataaaataattcctaTGTATTACCAAAAGAATTAAGGAAATCGGTTATCTTTTTAATGCTACCAGTTATAACTTCAATATATTCACGATTTGCCCAATCTTGCTGAATTTGTTTTTGGATAGCTTCTCTATGTACAGCGGCCATTTTTTGACAATACGTTTGTACCACAGAATACACAATACATACCAGAAACTTAAGTCTGTCGTTCTTCGATGTTTAACCAATTCCTCATGCGCATGCGTCCGCAAATCGGACCAATATGATTATAAGCAGTCCGTTGTCATTTGGGATTTGTGCAGTTTGCGGAAAAGACTGGAGCATCctgtatatattaaattatacttGTACAACAACGTGTTCTTGTTAAcagtaattttattaataaaatgtgTTGTTAGGGCTGCTAGAAGTAGGCGAAACATGGCTGCGTAGAAATGACGTGACGTATGTACAAAGTAGCAATAGAAAAAAAGCGCATGGTCATGGCCAGTTATATTTATGACGTCATCGAATTAACCAAAATATGCATACGTAATGTACATAAAATAATACCTCAGATTTTGCACGATTTTTCTACCTCCATTAGCTATTGCAAAcatccccaccattttactgCGCATTCAATCTGCAGTGATGCCTGCCTTAGCGTTGAATTGTCTGTTAATCAGAGTAAAGCAATTTCTACGCCTATTCTTGATAACGGAGCGCACTGCGGCCTGGGAGTCTAACAAAATTTGAGGTATTATTGTACTTATGCCATCTTGTCCCTAGGATAGGAATTTATCCAGAAATACTGCATGCGCCTCTTGCAGCAAAAAGATGCAATTAAAAATTTGCTCGTAAGTGAATGTTCGTAATCAGAACTCTGTTCTTTTTGTGGATAGTGTGTTTGAAATAAAGTAAATTGTCATACAAACTGTGGTACCGTTCATACCTATCATGCTGTTTaccatgttttttattttacatttcatcCACATTTAAGGCTGAAAAGGTCAAAGTGTATTGTATCTTGCATGCACCTTAGTCCAAAGAGGGATCcgccatttttattttaatttgcaTACAGTGCAGTACGCAAATAGGAACACGAACATGCGTAAATAAATGCTTTTGAGATCTGACTAAATAGCGTGTATACCTTTTTCTATTTACGTATTGTCGAACACATTGATCGTTAACATCGCCAAGTATATCAAATGTTtcaaaatttgtaaaatttgcTAGTGTAATATCTAACATTTCTTAGTTTGTATTTTTCTACAGCTATCAACGCAATGACGAATATATTTAGATTAATTGATTTTTATTCTTCTTTgtacataaatacaaataaattcttcgagtatttaaaataaaatatttatgtgCAATTTTGTTTTAGAAACATAATGTTTTAGTTTAGTTCGTATTCCGAAGGTTTGTTGTTTCATTTAAATCAAATGATGACCATCCAAATTATGTTTACAGCAAAGCTATCGGAATTTTCACTTTCGACAAATATATTTCCATGCCAAGCTTGTTATGACTCTGGGAAGATGTTGTATTTCGTCAATAATTCGATATACATGCGAATTATCTAAACAGCTGTGCACTTACAATCGTGGCGCGAAATACTATATCTTTCAAGGTGCTTCCTTATCAATTGGTGCCCATCGACTGATCAGGTAGCacacaaatataaatttaaatgatCTTGTTTTCGAAATATAGGAACTAGTAAAATAGTACACATTACTATTTTATAAACAGATAATTGAATAGATAGATGATTGATTGCTTTGAATGAAAATGTTTATAAGGACACATGaaatatattgtattacataatattatgctCTTTTCTTGTTTAATACTTGTTGTGTGAGATTGTTACaaatttatacaatattaatgtaaaaataaatgaataaaataaatcatttcatAGGGCAGATGAAATACCATTGACTTGTCTACCATTTTCAACAAATATGGCTTCATCGAGCAAGTCGACAGACAAGCTAGAGTCAACTAAGAATCGACTTGCTTTAGAAAAGTCTCCATACCTATTACAACATGCGACCAATCCTGTTGATTGGTATCCATGGTGTGACGAAGCCTTGAAGAAAGCAAAGGAGGAGgataaattaattttcttgTCCGTTGGTTATTCTACATGTCATTGGTGTCATGTTATGGAGAAAGAATCATTTGTAAATAAGGAAACTGCTgaaattatgaataaaaattttgttaatatcaaagtAGACAGGGAAGAAAGGCCAGATATTGAtaggatatacatgacttttaTCCAGGTAACTACACAGGAATTTCAGAAAAAGGTAGAATCTACATGAAAATTCTTGGGTGCTGCTACTAATTTGGAACTACTCTTTAACATAGGCTGTGACTGGTCACGGTGGTTGGCCGATGAGTGTCTTCCTTACTCCTGATTTAAAGCCCATAATAGGAGGAACATATTTTCCTCCAGAGGACCGATACGGACTAACTGGATTTAAGACCATTTTATTGAATATTGCCTGGAAAGTATGAAAATGCCTCTTTACTTTAGTAAATTAGATATATAAAATgtctatttttataatttttatattctgtAGTGGCAGCAGGATAGGACTAAAATGATCGAGTCCAGTTCTGTTAATCTTCaaactttacaaaatatttCTGAGATCGCACAAACGTCAATGGTAAGATAATGAGGCACATACTTCTGCatgaatacaaatcatttaattgcTGATATATTTGAATTTATCATTGCTTATTGATTTTATAATACAGATATTAAGCCCACCACCTATGGAGTGCAGCATGATCTGTGTCCAGCAACTCATTAgcgaatttgaacctgaatttGGTGGATTTAGTTTAAAACCTAAATTTCCACAGCCAgtgaattttaattttttgttcagCATGTACATGCGTCAACCTACCGATGAACTCGCTCAGAAATGTCTAAATATGTGTGTATACAGTTTAACAAAAATGTCGTACGGCGGTATTCATGATCATGTAGGTCAGGTAAGAATTTCAAATTCAAATGTATGATGGAATATAGAAGTTGTATGTTTGTAAATTATAATTCTATGTTAATTTGTAATTAGGGTTTCTCGAGGTATTCTGTAGATGGAGAATGGCATGTTCCACATTTTGAAAAGATGTTATATGATCAAGGTCAATTAATGCAGTCTTATGCAGACGCATACCTGGCAACAAAGAATGTACTTTTCGCTGAAGTTATCGATGATATTGCTACCTACGTGTTACGGGACCTCCGGCACAAGGTATGTACTTCATATCTGTGTGCATGGGCAGtttcttttatttaatatattttgtcACACATATTAGGAAGGAGGCTTTTACAGTGCTGAAGATGCAGATTCGTATCCTACGCATGATGCGTCCGCCAAAAAGGAGGGTGCATTTTATGTGTGGACTGCTGAAGAAATTAGGTCGGCTTTGAATAAAGAGACTTCTAATGAGAAAAACAGTTTGTATGATATTTTTTGTCATCATTTCAATGTAGAAGAATCCGGAAATGTAAAGAAATATCAAGTACgttttataatacatatatacgcttatacatgtatatatttgcagtatatttgtatattattctaAAATTTATTGACTTAGGATCCCCATGGAGAATTGAAAGGGAAAAATGTACTGATAGCATACAACGATATAGAAGAAACGGCTAAACACTTTAATCTCACGGTTGGAGAGGTGAAGAAGTACTTAAAAAAAGCATGCTTTATTTTGTATGAAGTTAGGTCTGCAAGACCACGGCCTCACTTAGATGATAAAATAATTACAGCATGGAATGgtaaaataattattgtatattctATAAGATGAACCATATTAGAGAACTTATAAAATATTGTTGTACCCGTAATGAATTTCTTCAGGTCTCATGATAAGTGGTCTAGCCCGCGGAGGAACTGCAGTGGGCAATAAACAGTATATTGaatgtgcagtagaagctgCTAAATTTGTTGAGCGTTATCTCTTTGACAAGTCTAAAGATGTCTTGCTCCGCAGTTGTTATCATGGCGACAGCGATGCAATTGTACAAACGTGAGTATTTCATCGGTATAGTACTAGTTGACGAACTATGCACGCTTCATAAAATGTAGACCCTTTACAATGGAATTACATAGGGTAACGGTAATAGGTTGTCCTACCTTCACGTTTCTAGGAGTGAACCGATAGCAGGTTTCCTAGACGACTATGCGTTCACCGTGAAAGGATTGATAGACCTGTATGAAGCCAGCCTGGACGAGAAATGGCTAGAGTTTGCCGAGAGGCTGCAAGACATTCAAGATGAACTCTTCTGGGATGAAACGAACGGCGGATATTTTTCAACAACATCGTCGGATCCTGCTGTAATTCTACGGCTGAAGGAGGGTACGCTTAAGTACTTTCGTGGTAATTTTAGCCCGACGATTAAAATTCTGTGCCGCTAGTGTGCGTTAGTTGTGGTCACGTTGAGCTATGAAATCAAGGAAACCCACATTCTGTAGTAAAGCCGAGCATGTCCAAATATTTATAGCACGGTCTGCTTAGTGTTTCATTACGTCCGACCATTAAGTCTATCAACCCGCGGTAATTTCGCTTGGCTGCTACGTTATTAGATCAAAACTTGAATggaggaaaaggagatacgcgATATGTGTTTCAACGAGATTTATCATCTTACAGATCATGACGGAGCAGAGCCATCCGGTAACTCGATTGCCGCCGGGAATTTACTGAGACTAGCCAACTATTTGGATCGCAGAGAGCTCAAGTATAAAGCTGTACGTTTGTTCGGAGCGCTTAGGCGCATACTGATGCAGAGACCTATCGCTGTTCCTCAGTTAGTATCGGCGCTTGTTCGGTATCACGATGATGCAACACAGGTGCGTGGAAACCACAGAAATATTTGGGTCTATCACGTGAGAATCGGTGTGGATCTAAGCTATCTGGATctaaccagcaacgaacaaagtTAAAAGTTGTGAAAGACCTTGAAGTAAAGTCTTACTATCCCTAGCAAGACTGTTTTAATCCGATAACCATTGTTATCCATCCAGTTTTAGCTTTTGAGGAATTCAATATTGAAAATGTGTTAAGTCTTTCTATTGACCTTCATGTAGCCTCGAGTACCAAAAATACAATTGCCTGGTCTTCTTCAGAATTTTCTATCTAATTTTTGCTATTATCAACATCAAACCAGATATTTGAGGTGCTCGCCCTAGTTAGCGCAAGTTTAGATTCTGGAAACTATTTAAAGTAAATTGATGAATTGTAAGTAGATGTCTCGCACTTTTCAGATCTTCATAGCTGGAAAACGGGGCGCAAAGGACACTGAGGATTTGTTGCGAGTGGTCTACGACCGTTTGATACCGGGAAGAGTCCTCATCTTGGCCGACCCAGACAAAACCGATGGTTTATTGTCCCGTAAAAACGAGCACATGAGCAAAATGAAAACTTCGAACGACCAAGCCACGGCTTACGTTTGTCGGCGTCGGGCTTGCACCCTACCCGTAACCAGACCCGATCAGTTAGCAGCCTTGTTAGATGAGCAACGATAAGGGGATATTTACCAAATAGTACTTTAAGTTCGCGAAACTGTTCGATAGTTGCTGTGATGATAGCAGATACCTTCTGCTGGCGCGTATAAAAACAACATTATCTACCGTTTTGTAGTGGTAGTGCCAAAATGTTACCACAAAGTAATAAGTTACCTTGAACGTTGTATAAATTGTATTGTTATCAGGGAATCGGTGGAAATAATGTTGCATACaattgtatatatagtattaccAATAAAGCAGAAATGTGAAACTATCGAATAATCATTTTATATCAGGAGAGACTCGGATATACACAAGCATCGATTGATTTATCATGTCCTTGGAGCTTGGTCAAACTTTCCTCAGACttttgttctagatgttctccGGACTAGCTTgtcgaaacaaaaatgaaaaaagacAATAATCTCATTCGGAAGTTACAATATTTTCTCAGATGTCTTTTCTGCACAATAATTCGGACTTACACTCTTTCGGTGAGTATTTACTACTGTTTCGGAGAGAAACCAGTTGGTTATTGTTCTACTGAAATAAAATGGGAGCACAAAGGTATCGCGTTGGTAACGCGGTTCCATTTAGGTCGATGACAGAATGCACTTATAATTTCCAATAAAACCGGTAATTCCCCGGCCACGCCAGCGTATTGGTTCTTGATCATCGACAGACTTTTGTCGGGAACGATGTAGCGGCTATAGCAAAATCTCGTGTCGAATTCCAACCGAAAATAGCCGCAGTATATAAACCGCCAGAAGCGAagcgaagagaagagaagagaagagaagagaagagaagagaagagaagagaagacgtCCGAAAGGGAAAAGGTGAGAGGAAAAAGTGGGTAGGAAGCCGGAACGACGATCTCTCGATCCGTAGCTTTAGGAAATCGGAACGGAACACGTGCGTACAATGTTTAGACAATCTTCTTTGAAGCTAGAGCTTAGGGACCGGCAATGTCTCGTCAGAGAACATTCGCACCTCAGAAGCAAGAATACAGTGAGATACGACTAAGGGAAGGTACCTTGAGAATTATTGGGATACAGATTTCTCTCTCATGCGGTATTTACGTCGATCACCCTCCTCAGAGGGTTGCATTTCTATTGAAAATCAAATTAGAACAATGATCGAAGGCATTGACAGTTTAAACAAAAAGTCTATTCTGTACTAAGTCCATCGATAGATCTAGAACCAGCCATCATAGGAAGCTCATCGGTTTCAGAAGAAATCGTTACGAATTATACGAATTCAAATGATTTGATAAACAACGGGTTGCATCTGTCTCGCTGCTATCATCGAGAAATACAATTCAAATCGAAGCACCAGGAACCAGTCGTTCGACCATTCTGAACAGTTCTATCAGAGAACTGGCGCCTGGTCTAGGTGTTGAACGACACCAAAGTCGAAATCCCCGCGATGTCTGGACTGAGAGCCTGTATCAAGGCTCGGCAGTGATCAGGAGAGAAGGAGGGCAGGAGGAGCGTGTCTGCGTAGTAGGAGGATCTTCGGATCCCCTCTAGGAAGGACGCGGGAGGTCACGAAGCGTTCGCGCGAGGGAGGCGTAGACGGCGACGACGctgccgtcgacgacgacgccgaGGAGCATCGCGACGGCGGAGGGGTCGCGCATGCGTTTCGTTTTCTCGGCGAGGATGTTCGACGTTTTTTTTTCAGTCACCGGTCGACGCTGCACCGGGCACCGTCGACGCGCCCGCTCTCGGCCCGAGCTGCTATGGGTTCTTAGAGCACAGGTCCTCCAGGTGGACTGATTCCGTCACCAGGCGTCGTAAGTTGCGCACGATCGGTTCAACGACGGAAGGGGGATAGCTTGGTCTCCCGATCGGACCAGTTCCCGAACCGAGCCCGAGCCTGGGAGCCACGCGACTCGCCACGCGCCGCTCACGCGCTCCCTAATCGGCCAGTTCGCGCCTAACCGTGAGCCCGAGAGCCCGAGAGACCGAGACCGGCCCGATGATCCAACAGGGCACGCCGTGCTCCGACCCGTTCCGCCGCGAGTGCTCCTGGTAGCAGGTGAGACGCCCGAGCCGGCCCGGCCCGAGCGCGGCCCGACCGCGGGTGGCCCGAGCTGCGTGCCACCTTCGCAAGGTGAGAACTGCAGGTGAGAGGGACTGGGCAGGCGCATATCGCTAGACAGCACGCACCTGGATACTCGTCGGCCCTCGTAGAATGCGGCCAGTGGACTGGCGGCCACTGTTTCGATCCCGGGGCTGCTCCGGGCAGGATAGGCCGCAGGATAGATGTTCTTCCCGCCGGTAGAACCAGCCAGAGAGACCGTGCAGTGCTCCTGTGTCGCTGGAGGAGTCCGCGCGCCAGGCAGAAGGCCGAACAGGCTTGTCAACAACGCCGAAGCTCGCCCTCGATGTCGTTCGTAGCCTCGCGCCGCCTGGTCTCGTCTTGGCTCGTTGCCGCGAGGACATCGCTCGGGACGACCCTTCACGCCGAGATATCTTCCAGCGAGCCGCTACCGTCCCCCACCTTGGCGCGGACCGAGACCCGCCAGGCCCCTCGTTGTTGAAGCGGACCCCCTCTGAGAAACCCCCCCAGCGGAACCAGCCTCGACAATGTCGCTGCATTATCCCCAAGGGTATCGGTACCGCTCGGCCAGCAAGCCTGCGGGGCTAGG
This genomic stretch from Megalopta genalis isolate 19385.01 chromosome 5, iyMegGena1_principal, whole genome shotgun sequence harbors:
- the LOC117226892 gene encoding spermatogenesis-associated protein 20 isoform X4; translation: MASSSKSTDKLESTKNRLALEKSPYLLQHATNPVDWYPWCDEALKKAKEEDKLIFLSVGYSTCHWCHVMEKESFVNKETAEIMNKNFVNIKVDREERPDIDRIYMTFIQAVTGHGGWPMSVFLTPDLKPIIGGTYFPPEDRYGLTGFKTILLNIAWKWQQDRTKMIESSSVNLQTLQNISEIAQTSMILSPPPMECSMICVQQLISEFEPEFGGFSLKPKFPQPVNFNFLFSMYMRQPTDELAQKCLNMCVYSLTKMSYGGIHDHVGQGFSRYSVDGEWHVPHFEKMLYDQGQLMQSYADAYLATKNVLFAEVIDDIATYVLRDLRHKEGGFYSAEDADSYPTHDASAKKEGAFYVWTAEEIRSALNKETSNEKNSLYDIFCHHFNVEESGNVKKYQDPHGELKGKNVLIAYNDIEETAKHFNLTVGEVKKYLKKACFILYEVRSARPRPHLDDKIITAWNGLMISGLARGGTAVGNKQYIECAVEAAKFVERYLFDKSKDVLLRSCYHGDSDAIVQTLSYLHVSRSEPIAGFLDDYAFTVKGLIDLYEASLDEKWLEFAERLQDIQDELFWDETNGGYFSTTSSDPAVILRLKEDHDGAEPSGNSIAAGNLLRLANYLDRRELKYKAVRLFGALRRILMQRPIAVPQLVSALVRYHDDATQIFIAGKRGAKDTEDLLRVVYDRLIPGRVLILADPDKTDGLLSRKNEHMSKMKTSNDQATAYVCRRRACTLPVTRPDQLAALLDEQR